A single genomic interval of Zobellia nedashkovskayae harbors:
- a CDS encoding glycoside hydrolase family 117 protein yields the protein MKRIIFTLLALSGFLTSYSQKKAFPFDLPEEKPNRPLSAALNRNYDNYLGPRQESNELYTQFKYTELKGFDYNGNDGTISRRDPSKVIFENGQYYIWYTHRETPVAPVGIPRVEESNDTIPSADWDLADIFYATSKDGFTWEEQGVAIPRPPKPQVGWRSVTTTDILKWKGKYYLYYQAFSEAPGKSGGDNCPVAVSYADSPNGPWTPFKKEVIPNGAPGSWDQFSIHDPYPIVHNGKIYLYYKSDFGKVNGKNNVRMHGLAFADDPLGPFTKHRLNPILNSGHETTLFPFKKGVAAFAIRDGNEANTIQYAEDWVNFEIASMVEMMPDAGGPFVADAFTDTKDGRGITWGISHFANPTRDWKKNHVVLVRFDCDLSLDVDDQQMKRHHNTPKFEYLLEHGLNAKQRERVNNGTKQLNEN from the coding sequence ATGAAACGAATTATTTTTACACTATTGGCCCTAAGCGGTTTTCTTACTTCATACAGTCAAAAAAAAGCTTTTCCCTTTGATCTACCAGAAGAAAAACCGAATAGACCCTTAAGTGCCGCATTAAACCGTAATTATGATAATTATTTAGGCCCTCGTCAGGAAAGCAATGAGTTGTATACCCAGTTTAAATATACAGAGCTCAAAGGCTTTGATTACAACGGTAATGACGGTACTATTTCTCGCCGTGACCCTTCCAAAGTGATTTTTGAAAATGGCCAATATTATATATGGTACACTCACCGTGAAACCCCTGTAGCTCCAGTAGGCATTCCAAGGGTTGAAGAATCTAATGACACTATTCCCTCTGCAGATTGGGATTTAGCCGATATTTTCTACGCGACATCAAAAGACGGGTTTACTTGGGAAGAGCAAGGTGTTGCGATTCCTAGGCCTCCAAAACCACAAGTAGGTTGGCGTTCGGTTACCACGACCGATATTTTAAAGTGGAAAGGGAAATACTATTTATACTACCAAGCTTTTTCCGAAGCACCCGGAAAAAGTGGCGGAGACAATTGTCCGGTCGCAGTTTCTTATGCCGATTCTCCAAACGGTCCTTGGACACCTTTTAAGAAAGAAGTAATACCTAACGGCGCACCCGGTTCTTGGGACCAGTTTTCAATTCACGACCCCTACCCTATAGTACACAACGGTAAGATATACCTATACTACAAATCAGATTTTGGTAAAGTTAACGGTAAGAACAATGTACGTATGCACGGTCTTGCCTTTGCAGATGATCCGTTAGGTCCGTTTACAAAACATCGTTTGAACCCTATACTAAATTCAGGACACGAGACCACTTTATTTCCATTTAAAAAAGGGGTAGCCGCTTTTGCCATTAGAGATGGTAATGAGGCCAATACCATACAATATGCCGAAGATTGGGTAAATTTTGAAATCGCTTCTATGGTAGAAATGATGCCAGATGCCGGAGGACCTTTCGTTGCCGATGCTTTTACAGATACCAAAGATGGTCGTGGAATTACTTGGGGAATTTCACATTTTGCCAACCCTACGCGCGACTGGAAAAAAAACCATGTGGTATTAGTCCGTTTTGATTGCGACCTTAGCCTAGATGTTGATGACCAGCAAATGAAACGCCACCATAACACTCCTAAGTTCGAGTATTTATTAGAGCATGGTCTGAATGCCAAACAGCGTGAGCGTGTGAATAATGGAACAAAACAATTAAATGAAAACTAG